GCCGAGTTGAGCGAGGAACTGGGCATAGCGCGTAACACTGCTCAAAGCCGGGTCAAGCGCCTTCTCCGGTCCGGGGTGCTTCATGCAGCCGGGCGGGAAGTAGACCTCGAAAAGGTGGGGTACGACGTCGTCGCCTTTGTGACCATTGAAGTCACCCACCGGGAACTCGACGGCGTTATTGGCGCCTTGCGCCTGATCCCCCAAGTGTTGGAGGTCCACGAAATTTCCGGTCGCGGCGACCTGTGGTGCCGGGTGGTGGCAACGGACACCCACAACCTGCAGTCTGCATTGCGCTCGGTGCTTCGCACTAAGGGAGTCATCAGAACCGAAACGGTGCTTGCTCTGCACACCCACATCCCGTACCGCACGGAGCCATTGATCGGCAGGATGGCGGCAACGCCAACACGGCCCCGGCAAGAGGGCCGGAGCGCCGGCTCGGAGGGCTAACGGACTAGGCTTTTAGGCATGGATTGGCTCTCACACATTTCCCAGATCAACTGGCTCGCCGTACTACTGGCTTTCGTTTCATCCATGGTGATCGGCTTTGTCTGGTACATGCCGGCCGTTCTGGGCCGCAGGTGGATGCAGGCAATCGGCAAGACCGAAGACGACCTCAAGAACATCGAAGGCGGAGCGGGCATCTGGGTTCCCATGATGGTGGCAGCGGCCGTGACCAGCATTCTCCTGGCCGTCCTCATCAGCGCCCTGGATCTCAATACTTTTGTTGCCGGCGGTTTCTTCGCCCTCATCCTTGCCTTGGTATTCCGTGCCGGGGGCCACGTCATTCACAACGGGTTCGCTGGCCGCCCCACCGCAGTAACCGTCATTGATTCCGGCCACGACCTCCTGGCAATGACCATTGCGGGCGCCATCATCGGTGCCATGCAGTAGCGTTCAACCAGTGACCATTATCGACAACGCCGTATATGTAGACGGCGTGCGCACCGCCACCCCTCACAGCCTTGAACAGACGTTTGAGACGCTCTCCGAACATGGGGGCATGGCTTGGATTGGGCTGTACCGTCCCACCAAGGATGAGATGGCCGCCGTCGCTCACGAGTTCGGGCTTCACCACCTCGCCGTGGAAGACGCCGTCTCGGCGCACCAACGGCCCAAGCTGGAGCGCTACGACCACAACCTGTTCACCGTCCTACGGCCGGCCCGGTACCTGGACGAAACCGAGACGGTGGAATTCGGC
The sequence above is a segment of the Arthrobacter sp. StoSoilB22 genome. Coding sequences within it:
- a CDS encoding Lrp/AsnC family transcriptional regulator translates to MSWSDHLNTLDPMDLKILLELIKDPRIQIAELSEELGIARNTAQSRVKRLLRSGVLHAAGREVDLEKVGYDVVAFVTIEVTHRELDGVIGALRLIPQVLEVHEISGRGDLWCRVVATDTHNLQSALRSVLRTKGVIRTETVLALHTHIPYRTEPLIGRMAATPTRPRQEGRSAGSEG
- a CDS encoding DUF1761 domain-containing protein, with amino-acid sequence MDWLSHISQINWLAVLLAFVSSMVIGFVWYMPAVLGRRWMQAIGKTEDDLKNIEGGAGIWVPMMVAAAVTSILLAVLISALDLNTFVAGGFFALILALVFRAGGHVIHNGFAGRPTAVTVIDSGHDLLAMTIAGAIIGAMQ